TGGCGGGTGTAGTCTTTCATCAGAAGCTCCAGCACCTCCAGCTCGGTTGGCGTCAGCTGGGTAAAAATATAAAAGTTATGCAGCAGACTGTCTTCCGTCGTCTTGATCCGCTTGAATTCCTTCGTAATCTTGCCCGCAATATTGGAATGCAGGGACGGCCGGTCGTAATAGGCATCCTTAACCGCCTCGATAATCGACTCCGCCGGCATATTTTTCAGCAAATAGTTGGTTGCCCCAAGCTCGAAAGCGCGGAATACCGTTTCGTCCGTCTCGCACACGGTCAGCATCACGATCTTGATATCCGGCATATAGTTCAGAATCTCGGACGTCGCCCGAAGCCCCGCCTGTTTATCCTCCAGCTCGATATCCATCAGGATCACATCCGGCTTATTAAGCGCAGCCAGCATCGTGCCTTCGTATCCGCTGGCCGCCCGGCCAACGCATTCAATCTCTTCGTCCTTCGACAGGATCATCTGATATCGCTTACAAATTAAGGGATCGTCTTCTACAATCAGTACTTTAATCGGCGTGCTCATGCTGCTTCATCTCCTCTCCTGCTTGTCCAATGAAAGTAAAGGAATGACAATATGAAACGCCGTACCGCTTCCAGCCTTGCTGTCCACGCTGATCTTGCCCCCATGGGCCGTAATAATCGTATGGCAGATCGACAGCCCCATTCCCCAGTTGGTCGCCGTAGGCTTGGACGAATAGAACGGCTGAAAAATATTCGCCAGGTTTTCTTCCGAAATACCGGGTCCGTTATCCTGGATGACCAGCTCGACCCATTTGTTTTTCACGTTGACCCGAATATCGATCTGCCGGGATTTCTCCGGGACGAACTCCAGCGCTTCCGCCGCATTCGTTACGATATTCTCTACCGCTTGGGAGAAATAATAAGGATCGGCCATAATCATCAGCTGCCGCTGGGACCGTGCGTAATGGACCCCTACCGGCTTCAGCTCCGTACTCATCTCGTCCAGCAGCTTATCAAGCAGATCGAACAAAGAGACCGGCTCCAGCTCGATTCTGGACTTCAGGTTCTTCTGATGAATGGCATCAAGGCGAGTATAGACCTTATTGCAACGCTGTTCAATGACCTGCAGCTCCTCCACCAACTCCGGCTGCTCCTCGCATAAGCTCTCCAGGTATTCCGTCTGCGCCTTAATCGCTAACAGCTCGTTCTTCATATAGTGGCTGAATACGCGGGAAGTTAACAGCGCCGAATCGATATTGCGCGAGATAATCGTCTCCTGATTATTAATCTTGTTCTGGATCCGCGCGTACATGTAGATGCTGTATAAGCTGATAAACAAGCATAACCCCGAGACATACGGCAGCAGCGAATAGATGGAAGGGTTGCCTACCAAATTAATCGGTTTGTACCGGACAAAATGCGCCGCCTTAGACACCTGCACCAGAATGTTGGGAGCCCAATAGTTCATGTATAAGTACGTTATATGAACCGATACGTACGAGATAATAATCATCAGGATGTTGCTTCTTATGAGACGGACTTTCGGGGCATTATACAAAGCATACAGCAGCAAAAGAATGCCCGCCGCAATATACGAGGTATTCAACGACAGAGTTACCTTATGCATCGTTTCATAGAGCGATTGAATCCGCTGCGCGGACATATAGTCCGGATAAAGCTTATAGTACAGATGCTCGTAGAACACCGGATCATAGATAACCGCCTGCAAAATGCAAGGTACCGCGACGAGAGCAAGCAGCCAGCGGCTGCGTTTAGCGCTCAAGTCATAGGCGAAATACAATGCCGAGAGCAGCCCGGTATACAGGAACAACAGCGTAAACAGGTGAAAAATCCGGATAAGCGCCAGCCGGGAAACCGGCAGGAACAGCAGCTGGTTTTGCAGTCCTTTTTTGATGCCGAAATACTTATCCATACTGTTGTAATAATAAGCGTCCTTGCTCATGTACGTAATAATGCAGGTTACGACAATCAGATAGGACAAGCCCATCAGCAGCATGAACAACGTGGCTTTCGTATATTTTTGTTGGGTCAGGCAGAATACCGCGATGGCAATAAACAAGAGAAACACAAAGAAAATAAACATGGAAGCCATCCTTTCAAACCAAATCAACCAAATAAAATCTATTTTATTTGATCTTTGCGCTGCTGTAGAGGTTGAAGTTTTATACAACCACCTCTCTTTATCCTTCCGCCCATCCCCGGCAATTCATGCGAATTCAGCCCTTTCCTCCTGTTTCAGGCGATGATAAAACTTCAACCTTACCGGATTGGCCGGGCGGATTTACTATAAAAGGACTACAAAGCTTAGGAGGGAACATCACGATGAAAACTCGCAGCTACTTCAGCTTGGCCCTTATTGCCGCTCTTGGCGTAACCGCTGCCGGATGCGGCTCGAACGATACAAATACGCAAAACAATGCAGCCGGCGGCGGCAAGACGGTTTTGGAATATTACACTTGGACGGACGAAGCCGATTACATGCAGAAGGTTGTCGATACCTTCAACGCGCAGAACAGCAGCATTCAAGTGAAGATGAACACGATCAGCAACAATGCGGATGAGTACAACACGAAAATTATGAACAACCTGACCGGCGGCTCCAAAATGGACCTGTACAGCATTAACGGTACGTCCAGCCTTGGCCTCTACTCTTCCAAAAACCAGCTGGTCGACCTGACCGACCGCATCAAATCGGCAAACCTCGACGTTGGCGCTTACGGCCCTAGCTACCAGGACATTGTCGAGCTGCTGACAGACGGCAAATATAACGCCCTTCCTTACCGGACTTCCGAATACGCCTTATTCTACAACAAAGCTATCTTTGATAAAGAAGGCATTCCTTATCCGACCCAAATAACTTGGGATGAATACGCGGATCTGGCGAAGCAGCTGACCAAAGGCGACGGAGCCGGCAAGCAATGGGGCGGTTATTTTGCAGACTGGCTTACGGCACCGCTTGGCGCTCTCCAGAAAGGAACAACCATTCTCGACGATAGCCTGGATGACGTGGGCAGCTGGCTGGACTTCCTCGACCGCTTGTATTACAAGGATCAGTCCCATATGAGCTATAAGCAAATGAACGGCGAAAGCGTCGACTGGATTAAGCAATTCGAGAGTGGCAACGTCGCTATGCTGGTTAACGGCGAATGGACCGTCAACATGCTGAAGGCCGATATCGAAAGCGGCAAAACCAACATCAACTTTGACATGGCACCGCTGCCTCTTCCGGAAGGAACCACCGATCCGGTTACCGTAGGCGGCGTGAGTACCTTCATCGGCATTAACCCGGCAAGCAAAAATGCCGACGCCGCGTTCGAGTTCGTCAAGTTCCTGACCGGCGAGCAAGGCGAATCCATCATCGCGCAGTCGAGCGTCCTGCCGGCTTACTCCAGCGACAAAACCAAGGACGCGTTCCTTGGCGCAACCGGCATTCAAGGCAGCGGCTACTTCTTCGAAGCCAATACAGTTATCGAGAATCAGCCTATCGCTCAAATCGACGAGATCAACCGGGTATACAACGAGCAGCGCGACCTGTTCCTGTTCCAGGAGATCGATTCGAAGAAAGCCATCAAGAACTATATGGATGCCCGCAAGTCTGTTCTTAATAAGTAACGCGCACTCTAGCTAAGCAATCATCGGCTTCCGCTTCTTCGTGACGGAAGCCGATCTTATTTCAAGGCAACAATTGGCTTTAATAACCAGCAAGGAGGTACTTCCATGACCAGCAGACGACTGCCTCAGTTCAAGCCGTATCTAACGGGAACGCTGTTTATTCTTCCGGCTTTTGCGCTGTTTGCCGTCTTTATCTTAATCCCGCTCGTTTACGGCTTTGTCATGAGCTTTACCGATTACGGCGGCTTTAACGTAAAGGCCAACTATATCGGCTTTGATAACTATGTAAAGCTGTTCAAGGACGATTATTTTATCGTATCCCTCAAAAATAATCTTCTCTACACCGTCCTGTTCGTTCCGTTAACGATGCTGCTCGCTTTGCTTGCGGCTATCGCCCTGAACTCGGTCCTTCATCTGCGCAAATATTTGCGCATGGCCTTTTATTTTCCGCAAATCACATCGATGGTATCGATCGCTATCGTCTGGGCGCTGCTGTTTAACCCGATGTCCGGGCCAATCAACCATATGCTTGAAGCGATAGGCATTGCCAATCCGCCGCAATGGCTGATGTCCTCGAAGTGGGCGCTGATCGCCATTGTCGTGGTTGCCGTATGGAAAAGCTTCGGCTACTACATGATTATTTTGCTGGCGGGCATTCAAGGCATTCCGACCCATCTGTACGAATCGGCCAGACTGGACGGGGCGAACCGCTTCAAGCAGTTTCTGTACATTACGCTGCCGTCGCTCTCGCCAACCCTGTTTATGGTTCTCATTCTAACGATTATTAACTCCTTCCAGGTGTTTGACCTGGTATCGGTCATGACGGACGGCGGACCGGGCCGTTCCACGAACGTCCTTGTATTCCGTATTTACCAGGAAGCGTTCGTCAACTACCGGATGGGCTATTCCGCGGCGATGTCGACCGTGTTGTTCCTGATTATCATGGTTATTTCCCTTATTCAATTCCGGCTCGAGAAAAAATGGGTGACTTACTAAGATGGAAGCGAGGTGCTCATAATGGATGTCCCTGCATCGAAATGGGGTAAGTTCGGCAGCTATTTCTTACTCATCGTGTTAACCGCCTTTTCGATCGCTACGCTGTTTCCGTTCTTATGGATGATTTCGACCTCCCTTCGAACGGACGTGGATCTGTTCAACAATCCGATGAACTGGATCCCCAGCAAGCTGTATCTAAACAACTATCAGGAGGTATGGACGGCGATCCCGTTCGGCCGCTACTTCCTGAACACTCTTAAATTATCAGTCCTGATAACGATCCTGCAGGTTGTGATCTGCTCGATGGCGGCTTATGCCTTCGCGAAGCTGAAGGTGCCGTTCAAGCAGACGATCTTTATCCTGTTCATGACGAACCTGATGATGCCTTGGCATTCGATCATGGTTCCGCAGTTCACGATTATCAGCAAGCTGGGCTTGTACAACACGCATACCGGTTATGTTCTTATTCAATTATTCAGCGGCTTTGGCATTTTCCTGATGCGTCAATTTTTCCTCAGCCTGCCGAACGAACTAAACGAAGCAGCCCGGGTGGACGGCTTAAACGAGTGGAAGATTTTCTGGAAGATCGTTATGCCGCTGTCCGCGCCAAGCCTGTCTACCTTCGCCATCTTCACCTTCACCTTTATGTGGAACGACTATCTGGCTCCGCTCATTTACTTGAACGACGATATGCTGAAGACGCTTCAGCTTGGGCTGAAGGCGTTCCAGACCGAGCACACGATGGATTACGGCCTGTTGATGGCCGGCACGGTGTTCGCAACGATCCCGATGGTGATCGTGTTCCTGATCGGGGAACGGTTCTTTATTCAAAGCGTGGCTACGACCGGCATGAAAAACTAATCTTACAAGCGAGGTATTATACATGACAACTAACCTGAACAACTTTGTGCAAGTGCGCGGCGAGGATTTTGTCGTGAACGGGGAAAAAATCTTTTTCCGGGGCTTTGGACTGGGCTCTTGGATGAATCTTGAGCATTTCATGATTGGCCTTCCCGGCACCGATACGATGATCAAGAAAGCATTCGGCGAGGTGTACGGCGAGGAACGCGCAGCCAAATTTTTCGACCGCTTCCTGCTGGAGTTTGTGGACGAGAAGGACTTTGAGTTCCTGAAAAGCATTGGCGTAAACCATCTGCGCATCCCGTTCAACTATAAATATTTCATCGATGACCAGAACCCCGGCGTCTACAAAAAAGAAGGCTTTGCCTATCTCGATCATATCGTGAACCTCTGCGAGAAATACGAGATCTACGCGATTCTTGACCTCCACTCCGTACCGGGC
This region of Paenibacillus sp. JDR-2 genomic DNA includes:
- a CDS encoding response regulator transcription factor gives rise to the protein MSTPIKVLIVEDDPLICKRYQMILSKDEEIECVGRAASGYEGTMLAALNKPDVILMDIELEDKQAGLRATSEILNYMPDIKIVMLTVCETDETVFRAFELGATNYLLKNMPAESIIEAVKDAYYDRPSLHSNIAGKITKEFKRIKTTEDSLLHNFYIFTQLTPTELEVLELLMKDYTRQEICKLRHVEPSTLKSQINSILKKFNKSSVLEIVELLRELHIPEILSQRKAKN
- a CDS encoding carbohydrate ABC transporter permease, translated to MTSRRLPQFKPYLTGTLFILPAFALFAVFILIPLVYGFVMSFTDYGGFNVKANYIGFDNYVKLFKDDYFIVSLKNNLLYTVLFVPLTMLLALLAAIALNSVLHLRKYLRMAFYFPQITSMVSIAIVWALLFNPMSGPINHMLEAIGIANPPQWLMSSKWALIAIVVVAVWKSFGYYMIILLAGIQGIPTHLYESARLDGANRFKQFLYITLPSLSPTLFMVLILTIINSFQVFDLVSVMTDGGPGRSTNVLVFRIYQEAFVNYRMGYSAAMSTVLFLIIMVISLIQFRLEKKWVTY
- a CDS encoding carbohydrate ABC transporter permease; translated protein: MDVPASKWGKFGSYFLLIVLTAFSIATLFPFLWMISTSLRTDVDLFNNPMNWIPSKLYLNNYQEVWTAIPFGRYFLNTLKLSVLITILQVVICSMAAYAFAKLKVPFKQTIFILFMTNLMMPWHSIMVPQFTIISKLGLYNTHTGYVLIQLFSGFGIFLMRQFFLSLPNELNEAARVDGLNEWKIFWKIVMPLSAPSLSTFAIFTFTFMWNDYLAPLIYLNDDMLKTLQLGLKAFQTEHTMDYGLLMAGTVFATIPMVIVFLIGERFFIQSVATTGMKN
- a CDS encoding ABC transporter substrate-binding protein, yielding MKTRSYFSLALIAALGVTAAGCGSNDTNTQNNAAGGGKTVLEYYTWTDEADYMQKVVDTFNAQNSSIQVKMNTISNNADEYNTKIMNNLTGGSKMDLYSINGTSSLGLYSSKNQLVDLTDRIKSANLDVGAYGPSYQDIVELLTDGKYNALPYRTSEYALFYNKAIFDKEGIPYPTQITWDEYADLAKQLTKGDGAGKQWGGYFADWLTAPLGALQKGTTILDDSLDDVGSWLDFLDRLYYKDQSHMSYKQMNGESVDWIKQFESGNVAMLVNGEWTVNMLKADIESGKTNINFDMAPLPLPEGTTDPVTVGGVSTFIGINPASKNADAAFEFVKFLTGEQGESIIAQSSVLPAYSSDKTKDAFLGATGIQGSGYFFEANTVIENQPIAQIDEINRVYNEQRDLFLFQEIDSKKAIKNYMDARKSVLNK
- a CDS encoding sensor histidine kinase — protein: MFIFFVFLLFIAIAVFCLTQQKYTKATLFMLLMGLSYLIVVTCIITYMSKDAYYYNSMDKYFGIKKGLQNQLLFLPVSRLALIRIFHLFTLLFLYTGLLSALYFAYDLSAKRSRWLLALVAVPCILQAVIYDPVFYEHLYYKLYPDYMSAQRIQSLYETMHKVTLSLNTSYIAAGILLLLYALYNAPKVRLIRSNILMIIISYVSVHITYLYMNYWAPNILVQVSKAAHFVRYKPINLVGNPSIYSLLPYVSGLCLFISLYSIYMYARIQNKINNQETIISRNIDSALLTSRVFSHYMKNELLAIKAQTEYLESLCEEQPELVEELQVIEQRCNKVYTRLDAIHQKNLKSRIELEPVSLFDLLDKLLDEMSTELKPVGVHYARSQRQLMIMADPYYFSQAVENIVTNAAEALEFVPEKSRQIDIRVNVKNKWVELVIQDNGPGISEENLANIFQPFYSSKPTATNWGMGLSICHTIITAHGGKISVDSKAGSGTAFHIVIPLLSLDKQERR